In Tsukamurella tyrosinosolvens, the genomic window GTGCCAGTACGTCGGTCATCGGACGCACCCCGCAGCGGTGTCCGCGACCGATCCGGTCGCGGGGTTCGGAACGCGATTCATCAGAAGTAGCCCTCTTTCTTCCGGTCCTCCATGGCCGCGGCGGACGTGCGGTCGTCGGCGCGGGTCTCGCCCCGCTCGGAGACCGTGGCGGCGGAGATCTCCGCGATGACGTCGTGGATCTCGGTGGCGCGGCTGCGGACCGCGCCGGTGATGGTCAGGTCGCCGACGGTGCGGTACCGCACCCACTCCCGGCGCGCCGTCTCGCCGTCACGCGGCCGCGTGAACTCCGAGACGGCGAGCAGGATCCCGTCGCGCTCGAAGACCTCCCGCTCGCTCGCGTAGTAGATCGGCGGCAGCTCCAGGCCCTCGAGCTCGATGTAGCGCCAGATGTCGAGCTCGGTCCAGTTGGACAGGGGGAACACCCGGACGGACTCGCCGCGCCGGATGCGGCCGTTGTAGAGCGACCAGGGCTCGGGGCGCTGTGCCCGCGGGTCCCACTGGCCGAACTCGTTGCGGAAGCTGAAGACCCGCTCCTTGGCGCGGGCCCGCTCCTCGTCGCGCCGGGCGCCGCCGAACGCGGCGTCGAAGTTCCCGGCCTCCAGCGCGTCGAGCAGGGTGCGGGTCTGCAGCCGGTTCCGCGAGCCGGAGGACTCCGTCGACTCGGCGACGCGGCCGCTGTCGATCGACTCCTGGACCGACGCGACGATGAGCTCGATCCCGTCGGGGTTCTCCGCCGTCGGGGCCACCCGGCGGTCGCGGAAGTCGATCACCTCGGGGAAGTTGTGGCCGGTGTCCACGTGCAGGATCGGGAAGGGCAGCGGCGACGGCCGGAACGCCTTCTCCGCGAGCCGCAGCAGCACGATCGAGTCCTTGCCACCGGAGAACAGCAGTACCGGGCGCTCCAGCTCGGCGGCCACCTCGCGGATGATGTGGACGGCCTCGGCCTCGAGGACGCGCAGCTCGTCGACGGCGGCGATCGGTTCGGGCGTCACTGTGCTCATAGGGGGTATCCGTTCTCGGCGGCGTCGGCGCGGTAGCGCTCCGCCCACTCCTTGGAGCGGTCGTTGGACTGGGGCTTCAGCGGCGGCGGGGGCGCGAGGTCCGGGTCCTGCCCGATCGCGTCGAGGACGCGGGCCGTCGTCTTCCGGGGGTCGGCGGTCAGCTCGTGGAAGTCGATCTCGAGGGGGGTGATGCCCTCGAACGCGAACCACGCCCGCCACGACCGCTCCTGCTCGCGCAGGATCCCGGCCAGGTGGGCGATCCCATCGGCGCGGTACACGGCGCGCTCGTCGCGCTCACGGTCGTGATCGGGGTCGTCCCGCCAGACGCGGGTCTGCACGGCGCGCCACATCGACACGGCCTGCGCGACCACGTCGGGCCGGTGGACGTGGACGTACAGGGGGTCGGCACCGTCGAACAGCGAGCGGATGGCCGTCCGCACCGACCCCGAGGCGATCCGGGTGCGGGTCACGAGGACGGGCGTCTGGTTCCACATGAGCTTGCCGCCCCAGACGCCGTTCGGCGTCCGGCCCTCGCGCAGCACGTCGTCGCGCCACTGCGCGGGGCCGCGCGGGTCGACGGTGCCCGGATCGATCGGGTCGAGCAGGTCGAGCAGCGACGGATCGTCGACGCCGGCGAACCACTCGCGCGGCTGCGGCGACAGCGACGAGGACGGGTAGTACTGGAAGAACTCCTGCGGCCGCCCGGCGACGCCGGTGGCCGCGAGCGACTCCACGAGGAGGGTGCTCCCGCTGCGCTGGCTGGCGCACACGAGATAGTCGTCAGGGCTGGGCATGCCCGTCAGTCTGGCGCAGAAAGGCCTTCCGACCTGGGGTTCGATGGCAGCGTGAACGTGATCCTTGACGGATCGCGGCCGGTGTGGTGCGGCCGCTACAGGGTGTCGATTCCCGCCAGGAGGAGGTCGAGCCCGGCGAGGAACTGGGCGCGATCGTCGTGGTCCGCCATGGTCGCGGCGATGCGGCGCAGGTACGGGAACTCGTCGGGATCCAGCTGCTCGATGCGGGCCGCGACGCCGCCCAGCAGTTCCTCGCGGCTGGGGCCGCTGCGGGCGAGCGGCGAGCGGGCGTTCGCGGCGTTCTGGGCCGCCGACCCGAGCACGTAGCCGACGATCGCGGTGGCGGCGTCGAACAGGGCCTCCTCCGGAGTGCCCATCGCCAGCACGGCCCCGCCGATCCGCTCGCTCAGCAGCAGGTTCGCCGGCCGGCCCGGATCGGCCATCACCTGCGCGGCGAGCCACGGGTGCTCGTCGACCGTGTCGAACAGCGCCAGCGCCAGCGCGCGGATCGCCGCGCGGGGATCGTCGCCTCCCGCGGCCGCCGCGAGGATCGGCCGCAGGACGGCGTCGGTGGCGGCGGCGAGGAGCTCGTCCTTGCCGGCGACGTGGTGGTAGATCGCCCCGCTTCCCGTGTCGAGGGCGCCGCCGAGCGCGCGGAAGGTCAGCGCGTCGGCGCCGCTCGCGTCGAGCAGGTCGATCGCGGCGTCCACGATGCGGTCGCGGGAGAGGGCGTCGGTGCGGCGGCTGCGGGGTGGCACGGCTCCATCTTGACACGACTGGAACGATGTTCCAAACTCGTATGGAACATCGTTCCAACGAAAGGGGAGCGCCATGGAGACACCCATCACGATCATCGGCGCCGGACTCGGCGGCCTCGCCCTGGCCCGCGTCCTGCACGTCCACGGCATCGACGCCGTGATCCACGAGGCCGAGCCGACGCCCATGGCGCGCACGCAGGGCGGCCAGCTCGACATCCACGAGGCCGACGGCCAGGCCGCCATCGAGGCGGCCGGCCTCACCGCGCAGTTCCGAGCGCTGATCCACGAGGGCGGCGAGGCCACCCGCGCCCTCGGCCGCGACGGCACCGTCCTGCTCGACCTCCCGGACGACGGCGACGGCGGCCGCCCCGAAGTGCTCCGCGGCGAGCTGCGGCAGCTCCTCATCGACTCCCTGCCGGAAGGCGCCATCCGTTGGGGCGCGAAGGTCACGGCGGTCCGCGCGCTCGGCGGCGGGCGGCACGCGCTCACCTTCGCCGACGGGGCCACCGTCGCGACCGGGCTGCTGGTCGGGGCCGACGGTGCCTGGTCCAAGGTGCGCGCCCTGGTGACGGAGGCGGCACCGTCGTACTACGGCACCACCTACGTCGAGACCTACCTGCACGATGTGGAGCGTCGCCACCCCGGCATCGCCGAGCTGGTGGGGGAGGGCGCCATGTTCGCCCTCGCGCCCGGCCGCGGGATCAGCACGCACGCGGAGGCGGGCGGCATCGTCCACACCTACGCGCAACTGCACGTCCCCGAGGACTGGGCGGACGGGATCGACTGGTCGGACCCGGCGGCGGCCGAGCGCGTGATCGCCGAGTATCCGGGCTGGTCGGAGGACCTGATCCGGCTCATCGGCGAGTCGGATACGCCGCTCGTGCCGCGGCGGCTCCACACGCTGCCCGTCGGGCTGCGCTGGGAGCACGTCCCCGGCGTCACGCTGGTCGGCGACGCCGCGCACGTCAGCCCGCCCGCCGGTGAGGGCGCCAACATCGCGCTGTTCGACGGTGCCGAGCTGGCCCGGCACATCGTCGAGAACCCCGGCGACCTCGACGGCGCGCTCGCCGCCTACGAGCGGGAGATGTTCGACCGCGCGGAGGAATCCGCGGCGTCCGCGGACGAGATGGCGACCCTGATGCTGGGCGACGACGCGCCGAACAGCCTGCTGGAGTTCTTCGCGGGGGTCGGTCGGGGTTGAGGGCCGCTACCGGCCGAGCGGGCCCCGGCCGAGGCGCAGGAGGAGCATCGCGAGGGTGTGGCCCTCGCGGCCGAGCTCGGAGAACCGCTCGAGCACCTTCATCTCCCGCGAATGCACCAGGCGCGTGCCGCCGGACGCCATGCGCGTGCGGCCGATGATCTGCGAGACCTCGCTGCGGCGCTTGATCGCGGCCAGGATCTCCGCGTCGAGGCGGTCGATCTCCTCGCGCAGGGCCTGGATCTCCTCGTCGGCGAGCGGCGTCTCGGCGCCGGTGTCGTCCGGTGTGCTCATGGGTTCAAGTTTTCCACAGCCGCGGGATCTACCATCGAGCACCGTGCTCCGTACGTCGCGACTCCCCGCTCCGCGGCGACAGCTGTGGATCGGGGCGGCGGTGCTCGTCGTCCTCCAGCTCGCGGTCCGCGGGTACGTGCTCGCGCGCGGGAACTTCTACTGGGACGACGTGGCCTTCATCGGCCGGGCGTCGCGCCCGCTCACCGACCTCGGAGCGTGGTTCGTCGATTACGACGGCCACTTCATGCCCGGCACGCTGGTCGCGGCCGCCGCGATCACCAAGGTCGCGCCGCTGAGCTGGCCGGCGGCCGCCGCGTCGATCCTCGTCCTGCAGCTGGCGGCCTCGGTGCTCACCCTGCGCACGCTCGTGATCGTCGCGGGACGTCGCCCGGTGGTGCTGGTCCCGTTCGTCTTCCTGCTGTTCAGCCCGCTCACGCTCACGGCGACGGCCTGGTGGGCCTCGGCGCTCAACGCGCTGCCGCTGCAGATCGGGCTCGCGGTGGTCGTGGCCGAGACGGTGCGGTATCTGCGCGGCCGCCGGCGCTCCGGCGCGTACGCCGTCGCGGCCCTGCTGGCCTCGCTGCTCTTCTTCGAGAAGGCGCTGGTCATCCCGTTCGTCGCGCTCGCGGCGGCCTGCCTGCTGCCGTACGTGCGCGGGCACCGCCGGCCCGTCCGGACGGTGCTGCGCCGCGGCCGGTGGCTGTGGGCGGCGTTCGCCCTGGTGGTCGTGGCCTGGATGGTGCTGTGGCTGTCGGTCACGGCGTCGCGGCCGGGCACGCACACCGTCGGGTTCACGGCGCGGGTGCTGTGGCGGTCGGTGAACGCGGTGCTCGCGCCCGCCGCGGTGGGCGGGCCGTGGACGTGGCGACGCGAGAACCCGGGCCCGCCGCTCGTGGTCACCGACGTGACGATCACGGTCGTGGGGCTGGTCGCGATCGTCGCGATCCTGGCGGTCACCTGGTGGCGCACGCCGCGGGGGCTCGCGGTGTGGGGCGCGGCCGCCGCCTACTTCCTCGGCGCCTCGTCGACGGTCTTCTTCCTGCGCAGCTCCGAGTACACGTCGGCGCTGCTGCCGCTCTCGCTGCGCTACTTCGCGGACTTCGCGTGGGTGCTCACCCTCGCCGCGGCCATCGTGCTGCGTTGTGAAACCGGCGGAATTCGGGGTCGCGAGGCCGGATTCGGCCTCGTGAGGTCGACAGTCGCCGGATTCACGACGGACCGTCGCCTGCGGGCCGCCGTCGTGGTCGTCTTCGCGCTGAGCGGCACCGTCTCCGCCGTCCGCTTCGCGCCCCCGTGGCACGACAATCCGACCGGCCCCTACCTGCAGAACCTCCGCGCCGGGGCCGCCGCCTACGCGGATCGCGAGGTGCTCGACCAGGAGGTCCACGGCGACATCCTGGCCCGGCTCGCCGCCCCGAACAACCGGCTCTCGCGGATCCTCGCCACGCAGCCCGCGCACCCGCGGTTCGCGGAGTACGCGGGGGAGACGACGGTCGTCGACCAGCAGGGACGCTTCCAGCCCGGCCGGGTCACCCGCGTGCGGAGCCTGCCGCTCGGACCGTTCCCGTGCGGCACCCGCGTCGATGACACCGCTTCGGCCGTCCTCGCGTACGAGGGGCCGCTGGCGTTCTGGGACTGGGTCGTGGAGCTCAACTACCTCGCCTCGTCCGACGGGGTGGTCGTGCTGCAGCAGCAGCGCGGCGCGACACCGGTCCGGGTGCCCGTCCGCAGGGGTGCGCACACCGTCTACGCCCGGGTGACGGGCACCGGCGACGGCCTCGTCGCGCGCGCGGAGACGCCGGGGCTGGTCGCGTGCGTGGGGAGCGGTCCGGTCGGTCTGTTGGTCCCGGCGTCGGCCGCCCGCTGATCCCTCGTCGCCCCGTCTGACGAGACGTGACCTGCGGTTTACCCACAGCGTGGATTCTTCGGTGCGACACATCAACGTCTGATGTCGCAAAGTTTCCGAAATTCGGGCGTAAATCCACGGTGTGGGTTGTATGGTGCGCTGGTCCGGATCTCCTGTGATCGGACTCACTCCAGCCGAAGGGTGCTGCCTGAAATGCAAGCCGTCGTCCGTCGATCCGTCTCGCGCCGCTACGCCGGTGCCTCCCTCGCCATGGTCACCGCCGCCGCGATCGCCGTCGCGCCCGTGACCGCCTCCGTCGGCGCCGTCACCGCGCCCGCCTCCACCGTGCTCGTGAACCCCGCGAAGCTCGTGAACCTGCAGACGCAGGTCGCCGGCTCCGTCGCGAACCTCCTGCCCCGCGCAGCCGGACCCACCGCTGCTGCGGCCGCTCCGACGTGGGGCTGGGGCGACGTGACCTTCCTCGCGGACACGCTGCAGGAGGCCTTCAAGCAGGTCCAGGCCAGCCTCGCCGGCGAGTTCGGCGGCGGCGTGCAGAAGTCCTTCGAGCAGGCGCTCGAGGCGCTCAAGGCCGGCAGTGTCGCCGGCGCGTACCGGCCGATCGGCAGCCTGGTCGAGACCACCGCGATGATCGGGATGATGGCCGTCCTGTTCCCCATTTCGGGGGAGTTCAATCCGAAGCTCGGAGCGCTCGGCAAGGGCCTCGACGCCGCCTTCCCGTACCTCATTCCGCTCGGCCAGTCCGCGCTCGCGCTCACCACGCGCCTG contains:
- the cysD gene encoding sulfate adenylyltransferase subunit CysD, with the protein product MSTVTPEPIAAVDELRVLEAEAVHIIREVAAELERPVLLFSGGKDSIVLLRLAEKAFRPSPLPFPILHVDTGHNFPEVIDFRDRRVAPTAENPDGIELIVASVQESIDSGRVAESTESSGSRNRLQTRTLLDALEAGNFDAAFGGARRDEERARAKERVFSFRNEFGQWDPRAQRPEPWSLYNGRIRRGESVRVFPLSNWTELDIWRYIELEGLELPPIYYASEREVFERDGILLAVSEFTRPRDGETARREWVRYRTVGDLTITGAVRSRATEIHDVIAEISAATVSERGETRADDRTSAAAMEDRKKEGYF
- the stf0 gene encoding trehalose 2-sulfotransferase — protein: MPSPDDYLVCASQRSGSTLLVESLAATGVAGRPQEFFQYYPSSSLSPQPREWFAGVDDPSLLDLLDPIDPGTVDPRGPAQWRDDVLREGRTPNGVWGGKLMWNQTPVLVTRTRIASGSVRTAIRSLFDGADPLYVHVHRPDVVAQAVSMWRAVQTRVWRDDPDHDRERDERAVYRADGIAHLAGILREQERSWRAWFAFEGITPLEIDFHELTADPRKTTARVLDAIGQDPDLAPPPPLKPQSNDRSKEWAERYRADAAENGYPL
- a CDS encoding TetR/AcrR family transcriptional regulator produces the protein MPPRSRRTDALSRDRIVDAAIDLLDASGADALTFRALGGALDTGSGAIYHHVAGKDELLAAATDAVLRPILAAAAGGDDPRAAIRALALALFDTVDEHPWLAAQVMADPGRPANLLLSERIGGAVLAMGTPEEALFDAATAIVGYVLGSAAQNAANARSPLARSGPSREELLGGVAARIEQLDPDEFPYLRRIAATMADHDDRAQFLAGLDLLLAGIDTL
- a CDS encoding FAD-dependent oxidoreductase, producing METPITIIGAGLGGLALARVLHVHGIDAVIHEAEPTPMARTQGGQLDIHEADGQAAIEAAGLTAQFRALIHEGGEATRALGRDGTVLLDLPDDGDGGRPEVLRGELRQLLIDSLPEGAIRWGAKVTAVRALGGGRHALTFADGATVATGLLVGADGAWSKVRALVTEAAPSYYGTTYVETYLHDVERRHPGIAELVGEGAMFALAPGRGISTHAEAGGIVHTYAQLHVPEDWADGIDWSDPAAAERVIAEYPGWSEDLIRLIGESDTPLVPRRLHTLPVGLRWEHVPGVTLVGDAAHVSPPAGEGANIALFDGAELARHIVENPGDLDGALAAYEREMFDRAEESAASADEMATLMLGDDAPNSLLEFFAGVGRG
- a CDS encoding chorismate mutase, whose translation is MSTPDDTGAETPLADEEIQALREEIDRLDAEILAAIKRRSEVSQIIGRTRMASGGTRLVHSREMKVLERFSELGREGHTLAMLLLRLGRGPLGR